The following DNA comes from Musa acuminata AAA Group cultivar baxijiao chromosome BXJ1-4, Cavendish_Baxijiao_AAA, whole genome shotgun sequence.
GCAAGAACACCTTCAGAGAAGTAACCGCAGATGTAGCAGCCATCATACCGGTTTTCTCGTCGTCTTCTGAAGCTTTACTCTGGGAGATGCTCATGCCGGGGAGTGGAACCTCCTCTGGCTGAGTGATCACAACGATAAGATCAGGAGAATCCACTACCCCACCCATGTGAATTGCCTGTGAAGTCTGACCTGGCCCTCCTCCCTTTTCCTCACCACTTTGAGTGGAAGAATCACACTGTGAACTATGATTAGGGCACAGATTTGAACAGGGTTGAGAACAATCTTCGTGCCGATTCTGCCCCATTCCACCACCTTCAACATTCAGCATTGATTCTTAGCGACACAATCACTCCTTGATGCCTCAAATCCACCTTTTAGAGCTTTCCTTTAATCTCCTTCCTCCACCAAATCCAAGAATTCAAAAATCTAGGATAAAGAGAATGAAATACCTTTAAATTCTTTCCTCACtcgaaatccaaaaaaaaaaaaacaaccgaGGGAAAGGAAATAAGGCTCTTACCAACGGGACAAGAAACTAACAAAAAAGGACTTAAGTGCATGAACATCAACCGAGTGCGCTGTGTTGGTTCATTGCACCTGAGACGCAAAAGCAGCATAGCCTGGATTCCGGATGCTCCACCAAATCACAAACCAGATCATCAGGAAGAAAATTTCGACTTCGCAAGCCAGCTGTGAAATATCTGCTGGATTAGGTAAGGTAGGAAGAAAACAAATTTCAAAAATGGAAAGGAAGTTTCAAGACATCAAACATTACAGCCATGAGCAACAACACTGCTCATGGTTGTTCAAATATCGAACTAGAAATCTTATATCTAGATTCTTGTCCTTGCTCCTAAACACCCGAATAAAGCAACGCGTCGCGAAAACTGGTGCCAAAAACCAAACTTTTAAAAGGGGGAACTGTCAATATCAAATAAAGGTACAAGATTTGGTTTATTGCTTTCCCGAATCAATACCAGAAATGACGAAGACAGCTCGCGCGACTGCTTTAGAACTACAAAACAGAATCTTTAAGAGGAGTTCACAGAGCAGACAAATCAGGGGAACAAGAGATTCTACTCTACCTGAATCACGAATCACGGATCGCACAATGAAAGCAAACCGAAGGTCAAAAAGAAAACACGAGATTTGAGCTAAGGAGGCCGACCATTCCGCTTCGATCCACGCCGAAACGACGGAGGCGTTGAGAGAGTGAGAGCGAGATAAGAATACACTTGGATCTCGACAAAATGGGCGATAGACTACGGTTAAACTTGGAAGGAGTTGGAGAACACGTCCCCACATTTCTCCCACGAACCTTACCTTCCCTTCTGTGGGACCCACGAGGAGTTTGTTACTGAGGGCACAAAATCTTGGGCTGGGAAGCGTTCGGAACACCGAACATTCCTCGTCCCTATCGCTCCACGTTGGCTCATACCGGGTCGGATTTTTGTACCTATCGAACCCGATTAGGTCCCGTTAATCGGGTTGAGAAATGGATAAGATTAGGAGAATAACTATCCAGATTCACTCACACACATGTTACTTGGTCTCGAATCCAAGaagagttctctctctctctctctctctctctctctctctatctctatatatatatatatatatagggtcaAATCGGATTATGGTATCCATCAATCGAATATGGGGATATTAAATGGACTTTAGATGCAAAGGGATATGCCAAGAAGCAAAAGAAGCGTGCATATTTTTGCATCACCTTACGTTGTTGCTCTGCAAAGATAAAAACTTGGTCTCTATCAGTCATACAACAATCGAATAAACTCTGTATGGTCTTCAGTCATTGAACTGATTTGCCTGGTAATAATATACATGATTCAATCCTTTATTTAACATATGGGAAGAATCAAATAGAACAATTAATCAAACAAGTGAACGCTTAAAGCCAGCAAGGGAAAGAAACCAGCATCTCAATGCCACAAAATGCCTCAGGATAGGTGCAGGAAATCTCTCACAAGGATGTCTTGAAGAGACACCACAGCCATAGTTCAACATGAAAAATGCTCCAAGTAACAAGTTCTACCACAGAATCATTATTGAAAACAGTCAGAAAAGAAAAAACAGGGTAAAAGAAGCTGCAAGTTCAACATGTGAAACCATACCACATATGCAAGCTGAACACAAGTCAATTTTAAGTTCAGCTAATCGAATTCCCTGTGCATTTAATGAATTAGATAGAAGGATTTGAGCATGCATACCCTGGACCAAGAAAACCACTGACCACCATTATAGAGGTGCAAACATGTATCAATGCAAGTCAATTTAATCGATAAGAGAGAAGGATTTGAGCATTCACACCCTGGACCAGTAAATCCACAACTCAGGGGAGCAAACAAAACATTATAGAGGTGCAAACGTATATCAGTGCAAGAAACTACAGTAGCAAGACTAAGTTAAACCATTAGGTCAATAATTTTTTGTTAGTGATTTACCCCTCGTATAAGGGCATTAAAACTTGAATGAATCAAAACAATCAATGATAAAAAAGACACTTTACAAACTGAAACCAGTGAGACAGTGTAAACCAGGCAATCAAAGACGTGTTTAATAAGAGCGGAGATGCACTAGCTCTCATAGTCCTTGTCCCTTGTTTCGTCTTACCGTCGACACTGAATCAACTAGCAGCAATCTACAACCTGCAATCAGCAACATTAAGGGGTATTCTCTCTCCCATCAGCTAGATCTCTGCCCACCCCCTCCATCTTACCATTCCATTTCTCAATTGCTTGTCCAGTTAACAATGTGCAAAGGAGTCTCATTAGCAAAAACAAATCAGCTAACTATTATCTAGAAGAAATTAGAAATTCCAAAATATGAATGTATTAGATCACACTCATTCTGGATTTTTGGTGAATAACTATTGGCTTGATTaaaaattttgtatatcaaacatACCTGAGAGTGAAATTTACATTTATTATTTGAATTGATTACTTAGCTACTATTATTAACCATTTAAAAATCCACAGAAAGCTAAGAAGTgccaaacagaaaacaaaatttttGATAGATACAAAGTTAGAACATGGTCTTGTGCCTCAATAGTAATCAGCAAACTAATAGATTCATAGATCCTGCTGCAAATCATCACTACTTTAAAGAAAAGAACTTGTTTATCCCAAATGCACAATGAAAAAAGAAGAATCTAAAGCACATGAGAAAACCAAGCATAAAAGGTTAGAACTCAAGCACAATGCAAGATAAGCTACTTGATTGTAGACAAACCATTTTAAGCAATCAAATACAGATATCAAAAGAGGATGTCCGCATGGCTATAGTAACCACAATCCACACAAAAATCTAAACTTTAAGCGATATAATCCTTAAAAGGGAACTTGTTTTCGGAAAAGATCGAGCCCGCTGTGCCAAGATCCCGTCTCAGTTCCTGCGGCCAGCGCCATAACCGCCGCCGGGGCGCGACTGGTACGGGTAAGTAGGGGCGGCGGGCGCATCGGCTTGCTGCTCGACGCCGGGGATATCGGTCATACCAAGGGACGCGAGCATGTCGACCGTATCCTTGTCGACCTCGATGTGGTCGACCTTGATGGCGGACTCGTCGGGGACGAAGTCCATGCGGCGCTCGCGCTCCTCCTCCTGGAGCTTAAGGGAGATGCCGCGGACAGGGCCGCGCTGGATGCGGCGCATGAGGTGGGTAGAGAATCCGGCGATCTTATTGCGGAGGCGCTTCGAGGGGATGATGGCCACCTCCTCCAGCATCTTCTTGTTGGTGTGGAAATCCAGGGTCATCCGCGAGTAGTACCGCTCGATGACCTGGCGCGACGACTTCTTCACCGTCTTCGTCCGGACGCGGCCCATGTCGGCGGCGTTGGCTGTGGCGCTCTTGGTGGAGGGACGGCTGCTTCGCTTAGGTTTAGCCGCTCCTCTCGCTGCGGACTAGGGTTTCGGGTAGGGtagatatttatatataggtcGCGCGCACTGAAGGATTTCCTGCTGGGCATAAGACAGCAAACTCTAGAATCATAGCATCCGTGGACGTATTTTTACGTGGGCCAAACCTTGCTTAGCCCAACAGGAAACCGTAATTGATTCCGGTCCAAACCGATTCGGTGTAGCTGCGGCCTGATTGAACTCGAGTCAGATACAAGCTCAATACATGTCATTTGTGACCATGGAGCAATTTTGACACGCTGTTATAGAGAGCAAGAACAAAGGAGAAGGTAGTATTCTTGGACAGCATAGGGAGAAGAACGTCTCTCTCGCATTACTTTCGATTGTTTGGGGTTCAACGTCGAGTCCAATCAACATCTATTGCATAtaatgacaataaaaacatatactAATCAGAATGACATCTAAGAAAACATACACTTATTGACTACGTGATTATAAGGCCAATCTTTTCTTTATCGATTTTTTATGCCTAAAGTAAACGAATACATATTAGTGTTGTTGAAAAAACCATCATGGTataatttttacaaaaaaaaagaataatatgagacataatttttacaaaaaaaaatttcttccttctaCAAGCCCTAAATCCTCAATGATCATTCATTTTTTAAACATGAAAGTAGGTCGggtcaaatcaattttatcatatcaaattgatgatcaaatttgattatatatataattatttgtgGCAAAAAATACATGATACAAATGACCTTATTTgggagaaaaaataataaattatacagCAATAATGTACTCATATATTGTATTATATGAAACAATATCCTCTTCTAAACATCAGCTGATGAAAACTTTCCTCCaggctagcaaaaaaaaaaaaaatccaaaatttaAATTGTCTATAACTCACTAAATCCTTTAAAAACATGTATAAATTTGAGAGAGCTCTGAATAATGAGTTACTTCGTAAACCAGAATATCATTTACAGCAAAGATATATATAGAGAAAGAAAACATATTCGCCGCCATATCGGCTTTAGGAGTCAGAAACCATTTATTCATATACCTTTCCACATTACTAATGTGGATAAGAGAAGGAAGACTAGGAAAACTCTTAGTAAAGAAAGAGTCTCAGAATTTCTTCAAAAGAAAAACTAGGAATTCTAATTCATTACTTTGAAACTAACTTCACTCGCCAGAATTCCCGGTTAAACCAGTAGTCCTCACTGCCTCTGCAACAGGTAGTGCTTCTAAAAGCATATCATGTTTCCTCTTATTCTTGTGCAGTTTGTTCACCCTCCATAGAGTCAGAAGATGCTACTCCTGCGATTCGGACAAGCCATGAACAAATTATAAATATGCAGTATGGCATGGGCTAACTAAAATTTAAGTTTGCTGAAAATTATTTATTCATATGTAAGCAATCAAATGGGACACCATAATTACAAATGGCAATGCTCAAAACCTGAACACCCATATTCAGTATTGTTAGATTCACGTAGGTACTGTAGAGCCAATTACAGAACCGAGAACCCCACAAACATTAGCTAAAAAGCCTAGCAACGATAAATCATAATCTTGCAACTGAAAGTGTAAGCAGTGAAAAAGCAACACGGTTATGAAAACCATAATTCTAGTATAGTTATTTCCATTGAACTAAAATTAATGATACTCAATAAGGTTCTATTATAGAGAGCTTTCCACATAATTCTGGTCAGCAACATCAGACCACATGAAAGCTTTTCAGAGATTGCTCCATGATTGTGGTTTGATGGTGCCAGATGTAAAACATTAAACGGCACATCGCCTTTATCAGGGAAATGAAACAAAATTTCAGCTCCGCAGTCATTGCACAAATGAAAGTCTCAAAGCTATATGTGGAATCATGTAACATATGCTTCAGCTCATAACAAGGGAATAAAGAAAACAAACTAGGATATAAATTACATGTCTGGTTCAGTTGTTAATTTTAGCACCTCTGTTTACTTGTTTGAGCAATATAaccatgtatggtgtactttcatatacagaatataaaacaaaagaaaaatttaCCTGAAAGGGTTCGACAAAGAACTTCCCTatacagaattaaaaaaaaaaaaggatacctGAAAGTGTTCGACAAAGTGAAAACATCAACATGAGATGTCCGAAATTCAGTAGTATCTAGTTATTTCAATGTACTCCATAGCCATGAAGCAAAAGTGTTTGAGCTATTGAATCTCTAGCTTCATTGCAGAGTTTGTCTGCATCTTTTCCATCTAAAGGCTTGTGTATTACAACTTTCACTGAACCTGAGTTTATCATACACTCCTCTCCTGCAGGCATAACCTTTCCAGTTCCCATAAGGGTTATGGGCACAACAGGCACACCGGTCTTTGAAGCAACGCTAAATGCCCCTTTCTACAAGGTcaataattaagccaactcatttCAGAAACTCCACTGACATAATCACATTTAATGACTTTAAATGGAGCCTACAAATTTCACCTTGAAAGCACCTAACTTTCCATCCTTGCTCCTAGTTCCTTCTGGAAAGAAAAAAACAGATGCTCCCTTCTTCACCAATTCCATGCAACGCTTGAGACAATCCTGCAAACAATGACAAGATTAAATAAAATACATGTAATAAAATAATGCAACATAAGAGAATCAGCAAAATGGAAGTCTGCGTACAAAATACCCTTCTACTGATTCTCATAAAATTTCCAGTTTAAATAGGAACCAGGACATCTGTAATTCCCTTTgtgcaaggaaaaaaaaataacaagGGTATCATGAAGGTGAAAAGATATCTTGGATTTAGATCCATCTAGAAAGAATGAGGGCAAACTATTATTGATTATATCATTAAACCTTAAATTCAAAGTGACCGATTAAAATTTTCATGGCAAATACTTAAATAGTTTACATATTGGAAAACACTAATTTGATGTATCTAACAGAAACTGAGATATCTCGAGAACAATGACCCCAGAAAAATTGAAACATTAGTAAAACAATTACCAACTGGCTCCTGCTATCCATTCTGCGAAGAGGTATTACACCCATGAGGAACATTGCCCATCCGATGATCGGGAACAGAAATATGCTTCTCTTGCTTATAAACTTGAAGCTCCTTCCAAGTGTCAGAAGAGTGTATATGTCCAGGAAGCTCTGGTGGTTAGAGACATACACAGCTGGGGTGTCCTGAGGAGGCAAATTGTCCATCCCCTCAAACTCAAATTTATAGAACGGAACAATAGTCATTGTTGCCCAAATCTTTGCAATCAAGTGATGAGCCCTGCGCCGATGCCTATCAAAAAGGACCACACATGGGTGCACCACCACCATTACGGCAAACAGAAAGATCGCAGACACAGCCGTGACAAAGTAAAAGCAAATCCCTCTGATTCTTGAAACCAATTGAAATTCTGATCAACAGCAAACCCCATCCAAATGTGAGAAATTAAATTTAGCAATTACAATGAAATTTCTCATATAATATATAATCAAGATGATTAAATCCATTTGGCCCAGTCTTCAttctaaaattcttatttttcctCCTTTCAGAGATCAAGAAATGGGTTTTTAATTGTTTCTTCTAAATATCTTCATGTGTATCATGTCATCTAGAATGGAGAGGACATGGTGTCACTTACATAATTGATTCTTCCAAAGTTCAAGAAATGAGTTTCCTGTTTCTTTAGGGCATTTTCTCAAACCACTTGTAATCAATATGATTCACGAAAGCCAAATGACAAAAAAATCAACAACTTGTCAGCATGCTTGGTAACATAATCATACTCGATTCGCTGCGattaagattctaaaataaaatatcaacgttcctagaaaaaagaaaataaatttccAAAAAAACCCAAAAACACATTTTTCTCTCAGCAAACCTGAAAGGGAGCTTGCCGCGTCATCAGGGAACCCGGCAGCAGCTATCTCCGATCTAACGACGGTGTCTCTTCGCACCGTGGTCTGCTTCCTGATCGGAATCGCAGGCTTGGGGCAGTGAAACCTTAGGTTCCAATTGAACTGGTTGTTCCGACAACCCGAGACCGCCGTAACTGAAAAATCAGAGCaacgagaagagaaagaaagctaAATTATCCACCAAACACCAACACCGGTAAAAGATCAAAGAATCGATTTCATACCAGGAGAAGAAAGGGCGTTTCTCGGAGCGGGCGGACGATTTAGGGGAGTAATTGAGGGCAGCGATGTGCAGGGTTTGAGCCCCAGGAGCGATCCCGtcaccattctctctctctctctctcttggtacCGCCTGGGCCTCCGTGGCTGATGGGCTGAAGTGGTCATTGACTTTAAGAGGAAGATGTTGGATTGGAGTGAACTCATTGTAGGGTTAAGCATAATCTCATATTTATTATTAGTGTTAATGAAAAAGACAAATTTACATTCATATATCCCTCTTGAGTTTTAATTTTCATACTCATTCTCTAAATTTGAGTCAAACATAtgtatagaatcaaaatgtataaTCCATTTTAGATAGTGAATACGTTATGATAACCCTAACTAAATTAAATTACTGATGATAAAAGTAGTCATATCAAAATTTGCATTATTTCCAAACATCAAAaggatagatatgtatatatccaTTAAAGAATATACAACCATTATAAATAGATAGGTCTGATCAAACCGTCCGATACGATGTGAAAAGTGCGATACATACCGGTCGATCCAACGATCATAATCGAATCGATCTGTTTCAAGTGATATGTATCAAACAAGGTATATCATTTAGTATGCCTCAAAACTCGACTAATTCTATTaaagaatataaaattatataaatagaaTTAATACTTATCATATTAATAAAATGACTGATCGATACTAATCTACCCAAAGACATAAGGGTGAAACATCTGGTATGCTTGTCTATCAAAtaatatgatcaaaattcaatcattatCATAATCACTCGTATCACTAAAATTCGATCATTATCAatctatatttattaataataatcgaGTTTCGATCGTATTGATTCAACCACTCGGATCATTGGTGTCCATGGTCaaatcgtttatatatatatatatatatatatatatataatgtcatcGGTTAAGAAAAGCATTCGAATATTATAATGTAAATAAATTGGAAATCCATATTACACACCCCTTGCATGCTTGCCACACATCTTTTTCCACGTGAACTGCCACGTCCCCAGAAAGCCATACACACATCACTCCATTATTCCACATGCACCGGTATGCATGATCACGGCCGGTGCAGTCGCCATCATTTCTCGTGGTCCTCGATGCTGATGCATCCATCCCTCCTCACATGACGCTGCACGCGTTGACGTCGTCGTCGTTGAACATGTTGCTGACGCGGTCCTCCCCCCGGTGCGGCGCCGGGACGTGGCCGTGCTTGTCGCCGTTGTAGCCGTGGCGCCAGTAGTTGTAGCTGCTGCGGAAGGAGTCTTCGTCGTGGAAGTAGTTCTTGGCGGTGGTGAAGTAGAGCGGGAGGCCGGGGTTGGGCCAGAACTCCGCCTTCTTCCCGCTCCGCCGCGCCTCCTTGAGCACCTTGTTCCGGTCGACGTATCCCGTCACCGTCACCTTCTCCAGCTCCAGCTCCACCTCCACCGAGTCGACGCCTGATCAAACAGCACTTACGTGTTCTCCCATTAGCTATCTCGTGAATTAGTTGATCGGAATGTGCATGAAGAACAAAGTGCTGTGAGGCTTATAGATCATTGTTTGATTGTGATTAAGTTGGTAAAAAAGAGATCGACTACCATCAGACATCAGTCACCTCTAAGCTTTTGGAGAGCATGCTTGACCACCCTCTCGCAACCTGTGCAGCACATCCTCACTTTAAGCTCCACGGTCTGCGCACAAGGAAGGGTTGATGATCAACAGAAAGCTCGTCTTGCCCCCTTGGAAGCACGAATCGGATAAAGTACATATCGAGATCTAAGGTGGAAGACACgattcatctacttatcatggttATTATCCAAAGGGAAGAAGGAGGGCAAAGCGGACGCAGAACAAACAACACAAATGAACATTGTGGGAAGGAAACATTAACAGATCAGTGAAAAGATTCATGCTTCAGAACAAGTAGGTTTTGCAGCATCCTTCTGATCTTCCCTTTTTCTCTGTTCTTAGGTTGTGTTCATGAAATAAGAGATGAAACAATACAGTAGGCAAGGGACGAAAGCTAACCTGCAAGGAAAGAGGTCTTCCCTTGGCCATCTTCCTGCGGATCATATTGCTGTCTTCGATGTAGTAGTAGGagtcgttgctgctgctgctattgCTGGGGTTGTCGTAGTAGATGCTCGGATTACGACTCTTGCGGTGATCGCCTCGATATCCGAAAGACAAGTTGGAGAGCCAAGAGCTCAAGTCTCTTCCCATGGCTCAGAGGGTTGCGGATTTAAAACAGGGAAGGAGGATGGGAACAGAGTTActggaaggcaggcagcacaagaTATTCCAGGAATCACTTTTCCTTCGTCATGTTATTATATTCCTTCCCAAGTATTCCATGTTTCCCCTACACCCTTCTTTTCATCGTAGTTTTCTTGTGCCCCAAGTGCTTGTTCTCCTTGAAATAGTTTATCCTCAAGGCAGGGAATTCTACATTGGTATCTGTCCTTTCCCTTATCGATGCTTGAAATGTGGGTCAAGACTCAAGAAGACATGGCAGACACAAGGCAAAGAAAAACATATATAATGTCTTTGAAGAGATCAAAGAATGTGGGTTAGGTGAAATTAAGAGCTGCAAGATGCAAAGAGGGAGAAACCTCTCTGGAGTCTACTGTTCTATTTCCATCTTGTTCAAAGTTGTGCCCTTCCGCCTGCTACCAAACTCATTAGTAGGTCCAGGATTTTGGGCACTTCACTGGCATTTTCCCTGCCTTGTTGCCTTGGTAGTGATGCAGTGCAGTGATCAAGGAATTAGCTCCACTTCATGTTATTGTAATCATAAGAACCACATGCCATACCTATGAAGACATCAATAGCTTCACTGGCAAACTAGATTCTATGCAAACCTACTTTAGAAGATGATGTTTCATATAATCTTAAGCAGAGACAAAGTTAGAATTCACACAGTAACACTAGGGAGAATAAATAATCTGGTGACTGGGTTTTATGATCTGACCATCGAGCTCACAGAGATTAGTTCTTTAACTAGAAATATCAGCTTTAGCTGTAGCAGTTAAAACTTTTTTCCTGTGTATAACTATGATCACTAGTCATGATCATCATTTTGGTCCTGGGGAGAGACAATCTACTTTTTTTTTAAAGAACAGTGGCAGGAGTGTCATCTATCTGTTTATCACTGAATGTTGCAAGGC
Coding sequences within:
- the LOC103979070 gene encoding small ribosomal subunit protein eS17; the protein is MGRVRTKTVKKSSRQVIERYYSRMTLDFHTNKKMLEEVAIIPSKRLRNKIAGFSTHLMRRIQRGPVRGISLKLQEEERERRMDFVPDESAIKVDHIEVDKDTVDMLASLGMTDIPGVEQQADAPAAPTYPYQSRPGGGYGAGRRN
- the LOC135652868 gene encoding 1-acyl-sn-glycerol-3-phosphate acyltransferase LPAT1, chloroplastic-like, giving the protein MVTGSLLGLKPCTSLPSITPLNRPPAPRNALSSPVTAVSGCRNNQFNWNLRFHCPKPAIPIRKQTTVRRDTVVRSEIAAAGFPDDAASSLSEFQLVSRIRGICFYFVTAVSAIFLFAVMVVVHPCVVLFDRHRRRAHHLIAKIWATMTIVPFYKFEFEGMDNLPPQDTPAVYVSNHQSFLDIYTLLTLGRSFKFISKRSIFLFPIIGWAMFLMGVIPLRRMDSRSQLDCLKRCMELVKKGASVFFFPEGTRSKDGKLGAFKKGAFSVASKTGVPVVPITLMGTGKVMPAGEECMINSGSVKVVIHKPLDGKDADKLCNEARDSIAQTLLLHGYGVH
- the LOC135652875 gene encoding heavy metal-associated isoprenylated plant protein 44-like translates to MGRDLSSWLSNLSFGYRGDHRKSRNPSIYYDNPSNSSSSNDSYYYIEDSNMIRRKMAKGRPLSLQTVELKVRMCCTGCERVVKHALQKLRGVDSVEVELELEKVTVTGYVDRNKVLKEARRSGKKAEFWPNPGLPLYFTTAKNYFHDEDSFRSSYNYWRHGYNGDKHGHVPAPHRGEDRVSNMFNDDDVNACSVM